A single Anabas testudineus chromosome 10, fAnaTes1.2, whole genome shotgun sequence DNA region contains:
- the fibpa gene encoding fibroblast growth factor (acidic) intracellular binding protein a: protein MAVELDVFVGNTTIMDEEVYQLWLDGYTVNDAVKVRMEGGVMDECEASADVLLSDTMDQYRTFQMCERLLHSPAKLANQLLFQIPPHRQAMLIERYYAFDDAFVREVLGKKLSKGTKKDLDDVSAKTGVTLKSCRRQFDNFKRVFKVVEELKGPLVENIRQHFLLSDKLARDYAAIVFFANNRFETGKRKLQYLTFQDFAFCAGQLINSWTVGAVDNMVEDMDVDLDKEFLQELKELKILIADKDLLDQHKSLVCTALRGKTKAFNEMEANFKNLSRGLVNIAAKLTNTRDVRDFFIDLVEKFIEPCRSDRWTAADMRLYLTHYTNSAHILDTFKHQVVWDRYMGVIKSCIFKMYHD from the exons ATGGCTGTGGAGCTGGATGTGTTCGTGGGTAACACCACAATCATGGATGAGGAGGTTTACCAGCTCTGGTTGGATGGATACACAG TGAATGATGCAGTGAAGGTGCGAATGGAGGGAGGAGTGATGGATGAGTGTGAGGCGAGTGCAGATGTTCTGCTGAGTGACACCATGGACCAGTACAGGACTTTCCAGATGTGTGAGCGTCTGCTGCACAGTCCAGCCAAATTAGCCAACCAGCTGCTGTTCCAGATCCCACCTCATCGACAAGCCATGCTCATAGAGAG ATACTACGCTTTTGATGATGCTTTTGTCCGAGAGGTCCTGGGAAAGAAGCTCTCTAAAGGAACCAAGAAAGACTTGGATGATGTTAGTGCCAAGACAGGTGTGACACTGAAGAGCTGCAGACGGCAG TTTGACAACTTCAAACGGGTTTTCAAAGTCGTGGAAGAGCTGAAGGGACCCCTGGTGGAGAACATACGTCAgcatttcctcctctctgacaAGCTGGCAAG GGATTATGCTGCCATTGTTTTCTTTGCCAACAATCGCTTTGAGACTGGGAAGAGAAAACTACAGTATCTAACTTTCCAGGATTTTGCTTTCTGTGCTGGACAGCTTATCAACAGCTGGACCGTTGGGGCTGTTG ATAACATGGTGGAAGACATGGACGTTGATCTTGATAAAGAGTTTTTACAGGAGCTGAAGGAACTGAAGATTTTAATCGCAGACAAAGATCTGCTGGATCAACACAAAAG TCTGGTCTGTACAGCTCTCAGAGGAAAGACGAAAGCTTTTAATGAGATGGAGGCTAATTTCAAG AATCTTTCCAGAGGCCTCGTGAACATTGCTGCAAAGTTAACCAACACGAGAGATGTCAGAGATTTCTTCATTGATCTTGTGGAGAAG TTTATTGAGCCGTGCCGCTCTGACCGATGGACAGCTGCGGACATGAGGCTCTATCTTACTCACTACACCAACTCTGCACACATACTTGACACATTCAA ACATCAGGTTGTGTGGGACAGATACATGGGCGTCATTAAAAGCTGTATCTTCAAAATGTATCACGACTGA
- the efemp2a gene encoding EGF-containing fibulin-like extracellular matrix protein 2a encodes MQGSCVSNLCVCICVSVLLRSAISQPPTESDTYTECTDGYQWDPQTEHCKDINECETIPDACKGEMKCFNHYGGYLCLPRSASVIPAPEPAITPTEAFNPCPLGYEPQGNSCVDVDECEREEHDCQPSQDCINTLGAFTCQCPDGYRKVGTECIDIDECRYRYCQHRCVNVPGSFSCQCEPGFQLAGNNRSCIDVNECDMGAPCSQRCYNTYGTFLCRCDQGYELGPDGFACNDVDECSYSSYLCQYQCVNEPGKFSCVCPEGYQLLGTRLCQDINECETGEHQCTETQTCVNIHGRYQCVDTNRCQDPYVRVSENRCVCPVNKPACRELPFSIVHRYMSITSERSVPSDIFQIQATSVSPGAYNTFRIRSGDENADFYIRQINNISAMLVLARAVSGPREYTLDLEMVSVNPLLSYQGSYQTSSALRLSIYVGPYTF; translated from the exons ATGCAGGGTTCTTGTGTGTCAAATTTGTgcgtgtgcatatgtgtgtctgtgctcctccGCAGTGCTATTTCACAGCCACCTACAGAAAGTGACACCTACACG GAATGCACAGATGGGTATCAATGGGACCCTCAGACTGAGCACTGCAAAG ACATAAATGAGTGTGAGACTATTCCTGATGCCTGTAAAGGGGAAATGAAGTGCTTCAACCACTACGGAGGGTACCTGTGTCTTCCTCGCTCGGCATCAGTCATTCCAGCTCCAGAGCCTGCCATCACACCCACTGAGGCCTTTAACCCTTGCCCACTGGGCTACGAGCCGCAGGGGAACAGCTGTGTTG atgtcGACGAGTGTGAGCGGGAAGAACATGACTGCCAGCCGAGCCAGGATTGTATTAACACGCTGGGTGCCTTCACCTGTCAGTGTCCGGATGGTTACCGCAAGGTTGGCACAGAGTGCATTG aCATTGATGAATGCAGGTACAGGTACTGCCAACATCGCTGTGTCAACGTCCCCGGCTCCTTCTCTTGTCAGTGTGAACCTGGTTTCCAGCTGGCAGGAAACAACCGATCGTGCATTG ATGTGAATGAATGTGACATGGGTGCTCCTTGCTCTCAGAGGTGCTACAACACATACGGCACCTTCCTCTGTCGCTGCGACCAGGGCTACGAGCTGGGTCCTGATGGTTTTGCTTGTAATG ACGTCGATGAGTGCAGCTACTCCAGCTACCTGTGCCAGTACCAATGTGTCAACGAACCAGGGAAGTTCTCCTGTGTGTGCCCAGAAGGATACCAGCTTCTAGGCACCAGACTATGCCAAG atataaatgaatgtgaaacagGTGAACATCAGTGTACTGAGACACAGACCTGCGTGAATATCCACGGACGGTACCAGTGTGTGGACACAAACCGATGCCAAGACCCTTATGTACGAGTGTCTGAGAA ccgctgtgtgtgtcctgtcaaCAAGCCCGCCTGTCGAGAATTGCCTTTCTCCATCGTTCACCGCTACATGAGCATAACCTCTGAGCGCTCCGTCCCCTCCGACATCTTCCAGATTCAGGCCACCAGTGTGTCCCCAGGGGCTTACAACACCTTCCGTATCCGCTCCGGCGATGAGAATGCAGACTTCTACATCAGG CAAATCAATAATATCAGTGCCATGCTGGTGCTGGCTCGTGCTGTGTCGGGGCCCAGAGAGTACACACTGGACCTGGAGATGGTGTCAGTCAACCCTCTGCTCAGCTACCAGGGCAGCTACCAGACCAGCTCTGCCCTCAGACTCTCCATCTACGTTGGGCCGTATACCTTttag